The Deinococcus koreensis genome window below encodes:
- a CDS encoding LysM peptidoglycan-binding domain-containing protein, with translation MPLRLLLIGLLLAGSALAASSTTPNTTTVRKGETVVQVAARAGISVARLRALNGLRNDAMSVGQVLKVTPAPALSRPAPARSALSRPAAPQGLYTVKRGEWLNKIARKFGVSVGALQRANRLRTSMITPGQNLIIPARSAAAVVARRPAPGAAPARSAPRPRPTTEIRTMYTYIRMGPRDTADSVARRYHLSVDHLRRLNGLSTRFAMMPGSKLLVPARIPVPIPPAPLRRPVTFKALRPLGVRVQIITVDLRHRNVMIAPVLPNLRLTFERGARVSQLARSSGARALINGGYFHPQSYAPAGDIVMQGRMLAWGRIPMALAITPDNRATIRATTTPLLRRPLDTTWAGMETVVATGPRILTRGRLSTLYNSVFRDPALFGRASRSAVGLVSNRDLVLVTTHAKLTPTEMGKVMARLGIRDALLLDGGSSAGIAWNGSAALDSVRKVSYGIGVFTNYTGRRYVR, from the coding sequence ATGCCACTGCGTCTTCTCCTGATCGGCCTGCTGCTCGCAGGGTCTGCGCTGGCAGCGTCCAGCACCACGCCGAACACCACCACGGTCAGGAAAGGGGAGACGGTCGTGCAGGTCGCGGCCCGCGCCGGCATCAGCGTGGCGAGGCTGCGGGCCCTGAATGGCCTCAGAAACGACGCGATGAGCGTGGGGCAGGTGCTGAAGGTCACGCCCGCGCCTGCCCTGTCCAGACCAGCCCCGGCCAGATCAGCCCTGTCCAGACCGGCGGCCCCCCAGGGCCTGTACACCGTGAAGCGCGGCGAGTGGCTGAACAAGATCGCCCGGAAGTTCGGCGTGAGCGTCGGGGCGCTGCAGCGCGCCAACAGGCTGCGGACATCGATGATCACTCCAGGCCAGAACCTGATCATTCCGGCGCGCAGCGCGGCAGCTGTGGTGGCCCGGCGCCCGGCGCCCGGCGCCGCTCCGGCCCGGTCTGCCCCCCGCCCCCGGCCGACCACCGAGATCCGCACCATGTACACCTATATCCGCATGGGCCCCCGCGACACGGCCGATTCCGTGGCCCGCCGCTACCACCTGAGCGTGGATCACCTGCGCCGCCTGAACGGCCTGAGCACCCGCTTCGCCATGATGCCGGGGAGCAAGCTGCTGGTGCCGGCGCGCATCCCGGTGCCCATTCCGCCCGCTCCCCTGCGCCGCCCGGTCACCTTCAAGGCGCTGCGGCCCCTGGGCGTGCGGGTGCAGATCATCACGGTCGACCTGCGGCACCGCAACGTGATGATCGCGCCCGTGCTGCCCAACCTGCGGCTGACCTTCGAGCGCGGCGCGCGGGTCTCGCAGCTGGCCCGCAGCAGCGGCGCGCGCGCCCTGATCAACGGCGGGTACTTCCACCCGCAGAGCTACGCGCCGGCCGGCGACATCGTCATGCAGGGCCGGATGCTGGCCTGGGGCCGCATTCCCATGGCGCTGGCGATCACTCCGGACAACCGCGCCACCATCCGCGCCACCACCACGCCCCTGCTGCGCCGGCCGCTCGACACGACCTGGGCCGGCATGGAAACCGTCGTCGCCACCGGGCCACGCATCCTGACCCGGGGCCGCCTGAGCACCCTGTACAACTCAGTCTTCCGTGACCCCGCCCTGTTCGGCCGGGCGTCCCGCAGCGCCGTGGGGCTGGTCAGCAACCGCGACCTCGTGCTGGTCACCACCCACGCCAAACTCACCCCCACCGAGATGGGCAAGGTCATGGCCCGCCTGGGGATCCGCGACGCCCTGCTGCTCGACGGCGGCTCCTCCGCCGGCATCGCCTGGAACGGCTCGGCGGCGCTGGACAGCGTGCGTAAGGTCAGCTACGGCATCGGCGTCTTCACCAACTACACCGGCCGGCGCTACGTGCGCTGA
- a CDS encoding vWA domain-containing protein: MSPAPCELPPGPLPTLTRAVFVLDTSGSMRGLGDGRADIFGRVKASINTYVRQARPDRVELLTFDSGVRSRQGFAAPAGTPRWNGALGALRADGQSTHLYRSLHAALSPLTAGAYLTTVFVLTDGIDNDPARAFTPGQALAAFGGRGPLDRLHYLALGAAIPADARQALAASPYADGLTVPLGQVPDLRGAGLEGGLVTVTDAARVPVPFPEGTPLSLAGARGLQLQPAQVQGGRIGLKVAGRLPYGSAALLCAGNRGPGAGTGSGTVAGKPRRVLLRLNLPGTWPLRWLNPGADRVLAAGEEVGLRYRAAPGQRLQGLRLSGLPPKLRAEVRRLPASREFEIRLLNRGLTAGTLVTPTLTLPGGAATTLPAIRAAAGGRVGAAPAAGSANGPATGPVTAPPQAGQAPSSLQGQPRLPRRVVWGLLILAALGLAGALLLGLRRRRGPVAAPPRAPAAPAMPTVEGIEYSEDRLLALVSPSGDVTGVVTPLDGPFDLGHLARVPHLSGLRLEQHRHGLKCNQIPPDLEVSQGARLLRAGDIVRPGTLLGVAVARPSRAPQTPLGSLAGLGLPLTLRTQHLTLHLVGPYGEHVLALAPGLTDLGATLQAPALNGLSLSTSGTGGRVLLVDLPPQLTVRRLGELTPVTPGTYLPAAVTLDLPDPQD; this comes from the coding sequence GTGTCCCCGGCCCCCTGTGAGCTGCCTCCCGGCCCACTGCCCACGCTGACGCGGGCGGTCTTCGTGCTCGATACCAGCGGCTCCATGCGGGGGCTGGGCGACGGCCGGGCCGATATCTTCGGGCGGGTCAAGGCCAGCATCAACACCTATGTCCGCCAGGCCCGGCCAGACCGCGTGGAACTGCTCACCTTCGATTCCGGCGTGCGGTCTCGTCAGGGGTTCGCGGCCCCGGCGGGCACCCCGCGCTGGAACGGGGCCCTGGGCGCCCTGCGGGCCGACGGGCAGAGCACCCACCTCTACCGCAGCCTGCACGCGGCCCTGAGCCCCCTGACGGCCGGGGCGTACCTGACCACGGTGTTCGTCCTGACCGACGGGATCGACAACGATCCGGCGCGGGCCTTCACGCCCGGACAGGCGCTGGCGGCCTTCGGAGGGCGCGGGCCGCTCGACCGGCTGCACTATCTGGCGCTGGGCGCGGCGATTCCGGCGGACGCCCGGCAGGCCCTGGCCGCCAGCCCCTACGCCGACGGCCTGACCGTCCCGCTGGGCCAGGTGCCGGATCTGCGCGGCGCCGGGCTGGAGGGGGGGCTGGTCACGGTCACCGACGCCGCGCGGGTGCCCGTGCCGTTTCCGGAGGGCACCCCGCTGAGCCTGGCGGGCGCCCGGGGCCTGCAGCTCCAGCCCGCGCAGGTGCAGGGTGGGCGCATCGGCCTGAAGGTGGCCGGCCGTCTGCCCTACGGCTCGGCGGCGCTGCTGTGCGCCGGGAACCGGGGGCCGGGGGCCGGCACAGGGTCGGGCACCGTGGCGGGCAAGCCCCGCCGGGTGCTCCTGCGGCTGAACCTGCCCGGCACGTGGCCGCTGCGCTGGCTGAACCCCGGCGCCGACCGGGTGCTGGCGGCCGGCGAGGAGGTCGGCCTGCGCTACCGCGCCGCGCCCGGTCAGCGGCTCCAGGGGCTGCGGCTCTCGGGCCTGCCCCCGAAGCTGCGGGCCGAGGTGCGCCGGCTGCCGGCCTCCCGCGAGTTCGAGATCCGGCTGCTGAATCGGGGCCTGACGGCGGGCACGCTCGTGACGCCCACCCTGACCCTGCCCGGCGGCGCCGCCACCACCCTGCCCGCCATCCGGGCGGCGGCGGGGGGCCGCGTGGGCGCTGCGCCCGCGGCCGGGTCAGCGAATGGGCCCGCCACTGGGCCCGTGACGGCCCCCCCTCAGGCCGGGCAGGCGCCGAGCAGCCTGCAGGGTCAGCCCCGGCTGCCGCGCCGGGTGGTGTGGGGCCTGCTGATCCTGGCAGCCCTGGGGCTGGCCGGGGCACTGCTGCTGGGGCTGCGCCGGCGCAGGGGCCCGGTCGCCGCGCCCCCGCGCGCGCCCGCCGCTCCGGCGATGCCGACGGTCGAGGGCATCGAGTACAGCGAGGATCGTCTGCTGGCCCTGGTCAGCCCCAGCGGCGACGTGACCGGCGTGGTCACCCCGCTGGACGGCCCCTTCGACCTGGGCCACCTGGCGCGCGTGCCGCACCTCAGCGGCCTGCGGCTGGAGCAGCATCGCCACGGCCTGAAGTGCAACCAGATCCCGCCCGATCTGGAGGTCAGCCAGGGGGCGCGGCTGCTGCGGGCCGGGGACATCGTGCGGCCCGGCACGCTGCTGGGCGTGGCGGTGGCGCGGCCCTCGCGCGCGCCGCAGACCCCGCTGGGCTCGCTGGCGGGGCTGGGCCTGCCCCTCACGCTGCGAACCCAGCACCTCACCCTGCACCTCGTCGGGCCGTACGGAGAACACGTGCTCGCCCTCGCCCCGGGCCTGACCGATCTGGGGGCGACGCTGCAGGCGCCGGCCCTGAACGGCCTGAGCCTGAGCACCAGCGGTACCGGCGGCCGGGTGCTGCTGGTCGACCTGCCCCCGCAGCTCACGGTGCGCCGCCTGGGTGAACTCACGCCCGTCACGCCCGGCACCTACCTGCCCGCGGCGGTGACCCTCGATCTGCCCGATCCCCAGGACTGA
- the rbfA gene encoding 30S ribosome-binding factor RbfA: protein MKPEQVQSQLSRVLGEAISGLSDPRVPLIVTIERVAVTSDYGQARVYVSAMTGNMDDLLQALNQARGYLQRQVADQVRLRRTPTLEFFDAGGKVW, encoded by the coding sequence ATGAAGCCCGAGCAGGTGCAGTCCCAGCTTTCGCGCGTGCTGGGCGAGGCCATTTCCGGCCTGAGCGATCCGCGGGTGCCCCTGATCGTGACCATCGAGCGCGTGGCCGTGACCTCCGATTACGGGCAGGCGCGCGTGTACGTGAGCGCCATGACCGGCAACATGGACGACCTGCTGCAGGCGCTGAACCAGGCGCGCGGCTACCTCCAGCGGCAGGTGGCCGACCAGGTGCGGCTGCGGCGCACGCCCACGCTGGAGTTCTTCGATGCCGGCGGGAAGGTCTGGTGA